The sequence TCGCCAGCCGCCTCGTCGAGTGCCACGGCGAGCCGTTCGCTATCAAGACTGTGGACGAGATCGAACTTGGCGGCGTTCTTCGCCTTGTTACGCTGAAGGTGACCAATCAGGTGCCAGCGGACCGGCACCGTCACCTGCGCCATCTTTGATTCGGCTTCCTGCACTTTGTTTTCCCCGACATCGTGCACGCCGGCGTCCCACGCCGCCGTGACCGCGTCGGGGCCGTGCGTCTTCGTGACCGCGATCAGAGTGACATCCTGTCCGTGTCCTCCCCGTTCGCGTGCCGCGGCAATGCGCTCACGAACCTCCGCCACCATCGTTGCGACATGGTCCGAAATTGGCATAGCACATAAGGTTAGGGAGCATTGCACGACGACACAAGTAACGGGTCGTCGAACCGCTGCACTTGCGTGCACCGCAGCAGCGCCTGCATCTGCGTCACGGCGGCATCGGCGCCCGCCGGAATCGGCGCGAGCGCCGAGCGCGGGAGCTGCTCCCGTGCCCGCGCCAAGGCGGCCGCGTCGAGCGCGATCGCACCAGGTGCGGTCGTCGCCGACGGCGCATACACCAGCCCCTGCAGCGCCCAGCCCTGTGTCCGATCCACGCGGTCGCGATCAATACGCGACAGCAGCGCGCTCACGCGTACGTCGCGCCCGTCGTCGGTGGCGTGAACCATGATCGCGCGGAGCGTCGCCTCGAGTCCGGGCCAGGTGCGTACCGCCTCGGGCGGCAACAGCCGTCGCTCGGCAAGCGCTTCCCGATACCAGGTCGCGCCAAGCAGCGGCACGGTGACCACGGTCACATCCAGCCGATAATCCTCCACCTGCTGCAGATACCAGAGGGGAAACGTGTCGTTGTCACCGGCGGCCAGGAGCACACCCCGCTGCGGCACGGCGTCGAGCAAAAGTCGCGCGTACGTGCGCGGCAACGACGCGATCGGTTCACGGGTGCGATCCATCACCGTGCGATTCGCCACCAGCGGCACCGCGCCGATCAACAACGGCAATGCGGCGATCGGCGCGGGCAAACGCTTCGCGATGCTCGCCGAGATCGCGGCGAGGCCGGCCCCGGCCAACAGTCCCCAACTCCAGAAGCCGAGCACGAAGAAGTAGTCGCGTTCGCGCGCCTCGTGCACGGCGCCGGGCGGAATGAAGCTGCCGCCGAACGTGGGGCCAGCGCGCATGTTGAGCCAGAAGGCCACGCCCGCGGTGCCGCAGAGCAGCAGTACCGCCATCGCCCGACCCACGCGGGCCTCGTGACGCCACACCGCGCGTAGACCGAGCGCCGCCAGCCACACGAACGAGAGGGTAAGCATCGTCCGGGGAACCGACGGCGTCGGGAACGGATGGACGCCGAACGCGATCTGCCAGTCGGCCCATTCGAACACGTTGCCCAACTGCAGCCAGATCGGCGCCATCCGCGGCAGCAGTCCCGCCACGTCGTACTGCTCGCGGCGCAGCACCGCCGCCAGCGCCAGCAGCGAATCGGGATGCCCCGACGCCAGCTCGGCCCCTGCCGCGTACAGCAGCGGCAGCACCGCGACGGCCGATAGGCCAAGCAAGCCGAGCGCGCCCCAGCCCACGACGTCGATGAGGCGAACGCGCGGACCGGCCCAGGCAAACACGAGCGCCGCCGGCAGGGCCACCAGCACGCTCAAATGCAACGGCACCGCGAGGGCCGCGATAAACACGACGAGGGCGCGAGCGCGCTGGCGCGCATGGTCTGCCACGCCCGGACGGCCAGCGAACTCGCCCGCCGCCAGCATCAGCGCCGAGAAGAGTAGCGACACCGCATACACCTCGGTCTCGGTGGCGTTGCTCCACACGGTGGTCATCGTGCCGGCGACCACCGCGCCCACCACCGCGCCCCGTGAGCCGATCCACCGCTGCAGCATCGCGGCGCCGACGCCGCCCACCCAAGCGCTCGCCAACACCGAGAGCATGGTCACCGCGCGGGCCGGACCGGTATTGGAGAACGCCTTCGAGACCACGTGCGCGATGAGCACCCACAGCGGCGTCCCGGGGGGATGCGGAATGCCCAGCGTGCGCGCGGCGGTCACGAGTTCGGTAGCATCCCAGAATGTGAGATCGGGCGCTGCCGTGGCGAGATAGGCCGAAAAGAGCACCACCATCGCCAGCACCGGGGCGATGACCGTTCTGGGCATCTGAACGCGCGCGCGCGGCAACGCAGGTCGCGCGGTCATCCGGTGGACTTCACGGCGCGACCGGCGAGCAGATCACGCAGCTGCACCGGCGTCAGCCGAACCTGCAAGGCGCCGTCGCGTGCCACCGACACCACGGCTGTTTCCTCGGAGACGACGATCACGATGGCATCCGTCTCTTCAGCGAGTCCCAAGGCCGCGCGATGGCGTGTGCCAAGGGAGCGATGTCCCACGGCACCTTGCGACAGCGGCAGAATGCAGCCGGCGCCGACGATCGTGTCGCCACGAATGATCACGGCGCCATCGTGCAGCGGCGAATAGGGCGTGAAGATCGTCGTGAGCAGATCAGCCGATACTTTCGCCTGCAGCGACGACCCACTGTCGATGAAATCGGACAGCGGCACATCGCGTTCGATGGCGATGATCGCGCCCACACCCGAGCGCGACAGCCGGTCGACGGCATCGGCAATGTCGTCTTCGACCGGTCCCTGTTCGACGCGTTTGAACAGACGGGTGACCGGCGCCTGTCCGAGGTGCGCCAGCGCGGCGCGCAGTTCGGGCTGAAAGATGATCAGCAGCGCGAACACACCGTACGTGAACACCAACCCCAAGAGGTAGGTGATCATGGTGAGTTGCAGCAGCGACGCGATGGCGTACGCCGCCACCAACACCGCGACACCGCCGAGAATCTGGAGGGCGCGCGTACCGTGAATGAGCAGCAGGATCCGATAGAACACCAACGCGACGACCCCGATTTCGAGGCCGTCGCGCCATGTGAACTGCGTCGTGATCTGCACCACCTGCTCGTTGGCGAGGCCCGTCACGCCGGACCCACGCCACGGTGGCGTGCCCCCTTACGCAGGAGCGATTTCCGGGCCGCCCAGCATCGGCGGCAGGATCGGGCGGGCGGCCGGAGCCGCCGGTGTGGCGAGCGGTTGCGTCGTCATCGGCATGTCAGGCGGCAGGCGCGGCGGCAGCTCCTTGCCGGCCTTGAGCAGCAGGATGTCGTCGCGCGTGAGCGTCTCGCGTTCGAGCAGCTGCGTCGCCACGATATCGAGCAGCGAACGATGCTCGGTGAGCACGGCGACGGCCCGGGCATGCGCCTCGAACGCCACCCGCTTCACTTCGGAATCAACCAGCTGCGCCGTCTGCTCGGACACTTCACGGCGCGACTGGATGTCGCGACCGAGGAAGAGCTCCTGCTCCACGTCGCCGACGAGGATCGGTCCGATGGTGTCGGAGAGACCCCACTGCGTGACGTAGCGACGCGCGATGCTGGTGGCCTGTTGAATGTCACTGGCCGCACCGGTGGTCACGCGGTTGTGACCGAACACGATCTCTTCGGCCGCACGTCCGCCGTACGCCATGACCAGCTTTGCTTCGAGCTGTTCACGCGTGACCGACACGCGGTCGTCCTCGGGGAGCGTGAAGGCGATACCAAGGGCACGACCGCGCGGGACGATGGTGACCTTGTGCAACGGATCGTTGCCATAGACCATCATCGCGCACACGGCATGTCCGGCTTCGTGGAACGCCGTGAGCCGGCGTTCGTCGTCCTTCATCACCAGCGACTTGCGCTCGGCACCCAGCATGACGCGATCCTTCGCTTCCTCGAGATCACTCATGTAGATCTTGTCGTGTCCCTTACGGGCCGCGAGCAACGCGCCTTCATTCACGAGATTCGCCAGGTCTGCTCCGGCCATACCCGGGGTGCCACGGGCCAGCGAGTGCACGCTCACGTCATCCGCCTGCGGCTTGTTGCGCAGGTGGACCTTGAGAATGCCTTCACGGCCGCGGAGATCCGGCGCGTCGACCACGATCTGGCGGTCGAAACGACCCGGGCGCAGCAGCGCAGGATCGAGCACATCGGGGCGGTTCGTGGCGGCGATGAGGATCACGCCGTCGTTCGACTCGAAGCCGTCCATTTCCACGAGCAGCTGGTTGAGCGTCTGCTCGCGCTCGTCGTGCCCACCACCCATACCCGAGCCGCGATGACGGCCAACGGCATCGATTTCGTCGATGAAGATGATGCACGGCGCGTGCGCCTTGCCCTGCTCGAAGAGATCGCGCACGCGAGACGCACCGACACCGACGAACATTTCCACGAAGTCGGAGCCCGACATCGAGAAGAACGGGCGTCCAGCTTCACCGGCCACGGCCTTCGCGAGCAGCGTCTTACCGGTACCCGGCGGACCGACCAGGAGCGCACCCTTCGGCAGGCGCCCACCGAGCTTGGTGAACTTCTGCGGGTCTTTCAGGAACTCGATGATTTCCTGCAGTTCGACCTTCGCTTCGTCGGCACCGGCCACGTCGGCGAAGGTGATCTTCGGCGTGTCGCCGCTGAGCAGCTTCGCCTTGCTCTTGCCGAACGAGAACGCCTTGTTGCCGCCGGCCTGCATCTGACGGAACAGGAAGATCCAGAAACCGATGAGCAGCACGTACGGCAGCATGGTGATGAGCAGGCTGCCGAAGTTGGCCCGCGGCTCGCTGGCGTTGGTGCGCACACCACGCTCGAAGAGGCGCGCCTGCTCCTTCTCGGCCGAACCCGGCACCAGACGCGTGACAAACTTCCGCGCCTCGCGGTTGTTCACGCGCACCGGCTGGTTGAATTGACCGGCCAGCACGTTGTCGGTCTGGAACGTGGCCGTCTTGATGTTGCCGACTTCCAACTGCTGTCGATACGCGTTGTAATCGAGCTCCGGTGCCTGCGTCTCGCGGCCGTTCCCATACGTCAGGAACGCGACCGGAATCAGGATCACGAGGATCCAGAACGACAGCGTTTTCGAGAAGCGTCCCCAGTTGAACGGCTTCTTCGGCGAGGGCGTCATGTTTGGTGCCATAGGTTGACCGCCTTACTGCAGGCTGGCGACGTACGGGAGGTGCCGAAAATTCTCGGCATGGTCTAGCCCGTAGCCAACCAGAAATTCGTGCGGTGCATCGAACCCGATGAACCGCGTGGGATGATGAAGCTCTGTCGCGATGTGCTTGTGCAGCAGCGCGCAGATTTCCAGCGAACGCGGCTTCCGGTCACCCAACAGCTCGATCAGGCGATTGAGCGTGCGGCCGGAGTCCACGATGTCTTCAACTAACAGAATGTGTTTCCCCTCCAATTCCGTTTCCGGATCGTAGAGGAGACGCACTACGCCGCTCGATTCCATTGCATCGCCGTACGACGACGCCACGAGAAAATCGACCTGCAAGGGCCGGGCGATGTGACGCACCAGATCGCTGAGGAAGATGAAGCTGCCCTTGAGGAGTCCAAGCACGAGCAGATCGCCGTCGGGATACGCCGCCGTGATGTCCGCGCCCAGTTCCTGCACGCGCGCTTCGATGGCGTCGGCGTCGTACACGATCCGCCGGACGGCACGACCGTCGAGACGGGGATCTTCTGCGATGGGTTTGCTCTGCTCAGTCAAACTCGGGCTCACACCGGTACCAGATCAACTCCGGCCGACCGGGCCGAGACGGTGCCGTGAGACCACGGCATACCCCAGGAACCCACACCGGCTCGTTGTCCACGAGTACGACCGGCCATGACGGCCGATCCAGTGCAGGTACATGTGCTTCTGAAAAGTACCGCGTCACGCGCCTCCCTGCTGGGGCACCAGCGGTTCGGATGCGATCTCCTGCGGTCCAGACGCGCAGCGCGACCTGTTCGCCACGGGGGATCCCCATGGTCCACAGGTCCTGCTCAGCGGCACTGGCCGA is a genomic window of Gemmatimonas sp. containing:
- a CDS encoding YggS family pyridoxal phosphate-dependent enzyme, translated to MPISDHVATMVAEVRERIAAARERGGHGQDVTLIAVTKTHGPDAVTAAWDAGVHDVGENKVQEAESKMAQVTVPVRWHLIGHLQRNKAKNAAKFDLVHSLDSERLAVALDEAAGEAQRVLEVLVQVNVSGESTKSGFAPHDLPTIAERLHVCSNLRVRGVMTMAPFDADESVLRAVFRGTRDARTQLQAAGFGAEWLSMGMSGDYEVAVEEGATHVRLGTVLFGSRT
- a CDS encoding DUF2723 domain-containing protein: MTARPALPRARVQMPRTVIAPVLAMVVLFSAYLATAAPDLTFWDATELVTAARTLGIPHPPGTPLWVLIAHVVSKAFSNTGPARAVTMLSVLASAWVGGVGAAMLQRWIGSRGAVVGAVVAGTMTTVWSNATETEVYAVSLLFSALMLAAGEFAGRPGVADHARQRARALVVFIAALAVPLHLSVLVALPAALVFAWAGPRVRLIDVVGWGALGLLGLSAVAVLPLLYAAGAELASGHPDSLLALAAVLRREQYDVAGLLPRMAPIWLQLGNVFEWADWQIAFGVHPFPTPSVPRTMLTLSFVWLAALGLRAVWRHEARVGRAMAVLLLCGTAGVAFWLNMRAGPTFGGSFIPPGAVHEARERDYFFVLGFWSWGLLAGAGLAAISASIAKRLPAPIAALPLLIGAVPLVANRTVMDRTREPIASLPRTYARLLLDAVPQRGVLLAAGDNDTFPLWYLQQVEDYRLDVTVVTVPLLGATWYREALAERRLLPPEAVRTWPGLEATLRAIMVHATDDGRDVRVSALLSRIDRDRVDRTQGWALQGLVYAPSATTAPGAIALDAAALARAREQLPRSALAPIPAGADAAVTQMQALLRCTQVQRFDDPLLVSSCNAP
- the cdaA gene encoding diadenylate cyclase CdaA, giving the protein MTGLANEQVVQITTQFTWRDGLEIGVVALVFYRILLLIHGTRALQILGGVAVLVAAYAIASLLQLTMITYLLGLVFTYGVFALLIIFQPELRAALAHLGQAPVTRLFKRVEQGPVEDDIADAVDRLSRSGVGAIIAIERDVPLSDFIDSGSSLQAKVSADLLTTIFTPYSPLHDGAVIIRGDTIVGAGCILPLSQGAVGHRSLGTRHRAALGLAEETDAIVIVVSEETAVVSVARDGALQVRLTPVQLRDLLAGRAVKSTG
- the ftsH gene encoding ATP-dependent zinc metalloprotease FtsH translates to MAPNMTPSPKKPFNWGRFSKTLSFWILVILIPVAFLTYGNGRETQAPELDYNAYRQQLEVGNIKTATFQTDNVLAGQFNQPVRVNNREARKFVTRLVPGSAEKEQARLFERGVRTNASEPRANFGSLLITMLPYVLLIGFWIFLFRQMQAGGNKAFSFGKSKAKLLSGDTPKITFADVAGADEAKVELQEIIEFLKDPQKFTKLGGRLPKGALLVGPPGTGKTLLAKAVAGEAGRPFFSMSGSDFVEMFVGVGASRVRDLFEQGKAHAPCIIFIDEIDAVGRHRGSGMGGGHDEREQTLNQLLVEMDGFESNDGVILIAATNRPDVLDPALLRPGRFDRQIVVDAPDLRGREGILKVHLRNKPQADDVSVHSLARGTPGMAGADLANLVNEGALLAARKGHDKIYMSDLEEAKDRVMLGAERKSLVMKDDERRLTAFHEAGHAVCAMMVYGNDPLHKVTIVPRGRALGIAFTLPEDDRVSVTREQLEAKLVMAYGGRAAEEIVFGHNRVTTGAASDIQQATSIARRYVTQWGLSDTIGPILVGDVEQELFLGRDIQSRREVSEQTAQLVDSEVKRVAFEAHARAVAVLTEHRSLLDIVATQLLERETLTRDDILLLKAGKELPPRLPPDMPMTTQPLATPAAPAARPILPPMLGGPEIAPA
- the hpt gene encoding hypoxanthine phosphoribosyltransferase, which translates into the protein MTEQSKPIAEDPRLDGRAVRRIVYDADAIEARVQELGADITAAYPDGDLLVLGLLKGSFIFLSDLVRHIARPLQVDFLVASSYGDAMESSGVVRLLYDPETELEGKHILLVEDIVDSGRTLNRLIELLGDRKPRSLEICALLHKHIATELHHPTRFIGFDAPHEFLVGYGLDHAENFRHLPYVASLQ